Part of the Nitrospirota bacterium genome is shown below.
CACCTCGCAGATAAGATCGAAGAAATTGCAAATATAGCTCTCCTCCCTCCTGTATTAAAGGATTGAAGCGATAAGGAGTAAGCTTAATCCTTAATCCTTACCCCTTAATCCTGTATTAATGTTGCATTTTGCAAATATTTTAGTTAATATTAAGACATGCCTCTATTTAAATATAAACCCAGTCTCAGCAAGAAAGTCGGTTATGCTTACTATATATGTCTTTACTTAATAGTAGGTGTGGCTGTTTTAAACTATTTCGACCTGAAATCAGTAGAAAATACAATTATCCTAAGCGATGTGATCTCAGAGTTCTCTGATACAACCCTTGAGATAAGGCGATTTGAAAAAAACTACTTTCTCTACAGGCAAAAAGATGACTATCTTGAAAATCTTCGATTTCTCAAAAAGGCAGAAGACATTATAAAGAAGAAGAGGGAAGCCTTTGAAGGGCTTGTATCTGTTAACAGGATCTCTAATCTTGAGGCTACTCTTCAAGAGTATAAGAATCTTATAGTGAAATATGCTTCCCTTGATATAACAGGCAACTCTATTGAGGCTCTTAAATTAGAAAGAACTATAAGGGAGAAGGGAAGGGAAATTATCTTGTTCGCGGAAAATCTATCAGCAATAGCACGAAATAATACCCAAGCATTTGTATTATCTTCTCAATGGACCCTTATTATCTCTATTGTTTTCCTATGTATCATTGGCTGTCTTGTAGGTCAACTGCTGTCCCGGATGGTTATGAAGCCTTTAAAGATGCTTGAAGAGAGTATGAAACAGGTTGCCAATGGAAGGTTTAATTCTATTTCTATTACAACCACTGACAGTGAGATTATATCTTTAAACAGGGCATTTAACAGGACGCTGAAGGAGTTAGAATTGAGGCAGATGAAGTTTAGTGTTCAATCAGGGAAACTCGCATCTCTGGGTACAATGACATCGGGTATTGCTCATCAGCTTAATAATCCCCTTTCCAATATATCAACTTCCTGTCAGATATTACTTGAAGAACTTGAAGATCAGGACATCAGATATAAAAAAGAACTACTGCAGCAAATAGAAGAACAGGTAGAGAGGGCAAAGACCATGGTTCATTCTCTCCTCGAATTTTCGAGAAAGAAAGAATTTAAAAGAGATACGCTTCTTCTTAGTGATTTGATAGAGAATATACTCAGACTTATACGGGGAGATATCCCTACAAAGGTTGAGATTAAAGTAGATATTCCAAAAGATATATGTCTAATTGCAGATAGACAGATGATAGAAGGGGCTTTTTTAAACATCATAAAAAATGGCATTGAAGCGATACCTGACGAAGGTATGGTATCGATTTCTGCTAATAAAGACATTGAAACTAAAACCATAGATATAAGGATTCGAGATACAGGGCTCGGAATAGAGCCCGAATGTCTCGAAAAGATATTTGACCCATTCTATACAACAAAGAGCGACGAGAAAGGGACAGGACTTGGATTATTTGTCGCCCGTGAAATCATCAAAGAGCATGAAGGCCTCATAGAGATAGATAGCACGATAGATCAAGGAACAACCTTCACGATAAAACTTCCCCTAAAGGAGCTTTGATTTATGGAACAAAAGGCAAGGATATTGATTGTTGATGATGAACAAATCGCGCTTAGAAATTTAGAGCATATTATGAAAAAAGAGGGATATACGGTTGTAGGCACTCAGAGTGGCCCAAATGCCCTGAAACTGATTGAAGAGCATGTGTTTGATGTTGTACTTACGGATTTGAAGATGGAGAAGGTTGATGGGATGCAGATATTGAAAAGATGCAAGGAGTTCTACCCCGACACAGAGGTAATAATGATAACAGGATATGCAACCATCCAGTCTGCCATCCAGGCGATGAAACAGGGTGCCTATGACTATATAGCAAAGCCCTTTAAACTCGATGAGGTAAGGAAGGTCGTCAAAGAAGCGGTGGAGAAGGTAAGGCTCAAAAAAGAAAATGCTCAGTTGAGGGAACAAATCGAAAAGTATCAGGGCAAGGTTAAGATAATCACACAGGATGCCAATATGCAGAGGATTCTTGAGACATCGAGGCAGATAGCGCCTACAGACTGCAATATTGTCCTCACAGGGGAAAGTGGCACAGGAAAGGAGTTACTTGCAAAGTATATACATTTCAATAGTAAAAGGGCAGAGGGTCCATTTTTTGCTATAAACTGTGGTGCATTCACAGAGGAGTTGCTATCGAATGAGCTATTCGGTCATGAAAAAGGGGCATTCACTGGCGCAACCGCAATGAAAAAAGGCTTGATAGAGATGGCGTCAGGAGGAACGCTATTTTTAGATGAGATAATAGAGATGCCTCCATCCATGCAAGTGAAACTTTTAAGGGTTATTCAGGAAAAGGAGGTTTTAAGGGTTGGAGGTACGGAGCCAGTAAAGGTGGATGTGAGGTTCATAGCAGCAACAAATCGTGATATTCAGGATGCAATAAAGAATGGCTCGTTCAGACAAGACCTTTATTTCAGATTGAATGTTGTCTCACTCCATATCCCTCCACTGTCAGAAAGACGGGATGATATCCCTTTGCTAAGTTATTACTTTTTGAAAAAATATGCAGTCTTTATGAAAAAAGATATAACAGAGATATCCCAGGATGTTATGGCCATATTAATGAATTATGATTTTCCCGGAAATGTGAGGGAGCTTGAGAATATCATTGAAAGGGGTGTTGCCCTCTCAAATGGGAATACTATAGAGGTTGCCTATCTTCCTGAAGATCTTAAAGAACTGAGTATAAGGACCTTTAGAAAAAAGGAAGGTAAGATACCTTCCCTCGAAGAGCAGGAGGAGACTTACATAAAGTGGGTCTTAAGGGAAGTCGGTGGCAACAAGACCCTCGCAGCACAGATACTTGGAATTGATAGGGTATCCCTCTGGAGAAAGTTGAAAAAATATGGGTTGGAAGGAGAGTAAACCCCGTTAGAATTTCACACGGGGCATTCTAACGGGGTAAATCACTTTACACTTCGAGAATCTGGAGGGTAGATTGTTTTGCTATGAGATTGAAATGTTTATCAGAATGCATAAGTATGCATTTGTAATACATTGCAACTGCTGATATTATCACATCCACCATTGGTACATTAACACCGCTTTTTCTGAACTTATATGCGATCTTCCATGCCACTTCCCAAATATTGGAATTTACAGCAAGTTGAGGAAGCGCAAGGAGATCCCGGTATAGCATGTTATATTCTTTATCTGAGTTAGCACCTCTTAAAATCTCCATAATTATTATCTCTGTTGTAAAAACTCTGTCTTCCAGTATTAAAGAAGTCACACGCTCTTTTAGAGATGTATCCAGCCCTCGAAAACATTTAACCCATATAGATGTATCAACAAGAAACCCCTCAACGGTCTGCATTTATTTTCCTATCTTCTCTGAATTTCTCAACATCCCTTAAAATAATATCTATTGGTGAGGTTCCGAACAAACTTATAAGATGTTCTATTCTTTTTCTCCTTATAAGTTCTTTAAGTGACAGGTTTATAAGTTCCTTTTTAGTCTTAACAGCAGTAAGTTTTTTTGCCTCTTCTATAAGGTTATCATCTATGTCTATGGTAGCCCTCATTTAGCACCTCCTTTATACATACTATAAA
Proteins encoded:
- a CDS encoding PIN domain nuclease; this encodes MQTVEGFLVDTSIWVKCFRGLDTSLKERVTSLILEDRVFTTEIIIMEILRGANSDKEYNMLYRDLLALPQLAVNSNIWEVAWKIAYKFRKSGVNVPMVDVIISAVAMYYKCILMHSDKHFNLIAKQSTLQILEV
- a CDS encoding HAMP domain-containing sensor histidine kinase, with product MPLFKYKPSLSKKVGYAYYICLYLIVGVAVLNYFDLKSVENTIILSDVISEFSDTTLEIRRFEKNYFLYRQKDDYLENLRFLKKAEDIIKKKREAFEGLVSVNRISNLEATLQEYKNLIVKYASLDITGNSIEALKLERTIREKGREIILFAENLSAIARNNTQAFVLSSQWTLIISIVFLCIIGCLVGQLLSRMVMKPLKMLEESMKQVANGRFNSISITTTDSEIISLNRAFNRTLKELELRQMKFSVQSGKLASLGTMTSGIAHQLNNPLSNISTSCQILLEELEDQDIRYKKELLQQIEEQVERAKTMVHSLLEFSRKKEFKRDTLLLSDLIENILRLIRGDIPTKVEIKVDIPKDICLIADRQMIEGAFLNIIKNGIEAIPDEGMVSISANKDIETKTIDIRIRDTGLGIEPECLEKIFDPFYTTKSDEKGTGLGLFVAREIIKEHEGLIEIDSTIDQGTTFTIKLPLKEL
- a CDS encoding type II toxin-antitoxin system VapB family antitoxin produces the protein MRATIDIDDNLIEEAKKLTAVKTKKELINLSLKELIRRKRIEHLISLFGTSPIDIILRDVEKFREDRKINADR
- a CDS encoding sigma-54 dependent transcriptional regulator — protein: MEQKARILIVDDEQIALRNLEHIMKKEGYTVVGTQSGPNALKLIEEHVFDVVLTDLKMEKVDGMQILKRCKEFYPDTEVIMITGYATIQSAIQAMKQGAYDYIAKPFKLDEVRKVVKEAVEKVRLKKENAQLREQIEKYQGKVKIITQDANMQRILETSRQIAPTDCNIVLTGESGTGKELLAKYIHFNSKRAEGPFFAINCGAFTEELLSNELFGHEKGAFTGATAMKKGLIEMASGGTLFLDEIIEMPPSMQVKLLRVIQEKEVLRVGGTEPVKVDVRFIAATNRDIQDAIKNGSFRQDLYFRLNVVSLHIPPLSERRDDIPLLSYYFLKKYAVFMKKDITEISQDVMAILMNYDFPGNVRELENIIERGVALSNGNTIEVAYLPEDLKELSIRTFRKKEGKIPSLEEQEETYIKWVLREVGGNKTLAAQILGIDRVSLWRKLKKYGLEGE